One region of Bacillus zhangzhouensis genomic DNA includes:
- a CDS encoding TIGR00282 family metallophosphoesterase, with protein sequence MKILFVGDIVGSPGRDTLKEYLPKLKKKYQPHFTIVNGENAAHGKGLTEKIYHELLQAGADVLTMGNHTWDKRDIFDFIDDAANMVRPANFPEGTPGKGLMFIQKQGKELAVINLQGRTFLPPIDCPFQKVDELIAEASKRTPFIFIDFHGEATSEKQAMGWYTDGRASCVVGTHTHVQTADNRVLPKGTAYISDVGMTGPYDGILGVDRETIMKRFKTSLPVRFEIAEGRTTLSAVIVEIDEQSKKAVKIDRILINDDHIFFE encoded by the coding sequence ATGAAAATATTATTTGTTGGAGATATCGTCGGTTCACCTGGCAGAGACACACTAAAAGAATACTTGCCAAAACTGAAGAAAAAATATCAGCCGCACTTTACCATTGTCAACGGAGAAAATGCTGCTCACGGGAAAGGTCTGACTGAAAAAATCTATCATGAGCTGCTGCAAGCAGGAGCTGATGTGCTCACAATGGGCAACCATACATGGGATAAAAGAGACATTTTCGATTTTATCGATGACGCAGCTAATATGGTCCGTCCTGCTAACTTCCCAGAAGGCACACCTGGAAAAGGTCTCATGTTTATTCAAAAACAAGGAAAAGAATTAGCTGTCATCAACCTGCAAGGACGTACGTTTTTACCGCCAATTGACTGCCCATTTCAAAAAGTAGATGAATTAATTGCGGAAGCATCCAAACGGACACCGTTTATTTTCATTGACTTTCATGGTGAAGCCACAAGTGAAAAGCAAGCGATGGGCTGGTATACAGACGGCCGTGCATCGTGTGTCGTTGGAACGCATACACATGTTCAAACAGCAGATAACCGCGTATTGCCAAAAGGAACTGCGTATATTTCAGATGTCGGGATGACAGGACCTTATGATGGCATTTTAGGTGTTGACCGAGAAACGATTATGAAACGATTCAAAACAAGTCTCCCAGTCCGTTTTGAAATTGCAGAAGGCCGCACGACGTTAAGTGCAGTAATCGTAGAAATTGACGAACAGTCGAAAAAAGCTGTCAAAATTGATCGAATTTTGATAAATGATGACCATATTTTCTTTGAATAA
- the spoVS gene encoding stage V sporulation protein SpoVS → MEILKVSAKSNPNSVAGALAGVLRERGAAEIQAIGAGALNQAVKAVAIARGFVAPSGVDLICIPAFTDILIDGEERTAIKLIVEPR, encoded by the coding sequence ATGGAAATTTTAAAAGTTTCAGCAAAGTCAAATCCGAATTCAGTAGCAGGAGCATTAGCCGGCGTCTTACGTGAACGCGGTGCAGCGGAAATACAAGCAATCGGCGCTGGAGCACTGAATCAGGCAGTTAAGGCTGTCGCCATTGCAAGGGGATTTGTTGCGCCAAGCGGAGTGGATTTGATATGCATTCCAGCCTTTACTGACATTCTGATCGATGGAGAAGAAAGAACAGCCATCAAATTGATTGTTGAGCCACGATAA
- the miaB gene encoding tRNA (N6-isopentenyl adenosine(37)-C2)-methylthiotransferase MiaB, with the protein MNEKQRKASGQVSSSDKKSEKDYSKYFEAVYIPPSLKEAKKRGKEEVEYNQFQIDEQFQGLGNGRKFYIRTYGCQMNEHDTEVMAGIFMALGYEPTNSTEDANVILLNTCAIRENAENKVFGELGHLKALKREKPDLILGVCGCMSQEESVVNRILKKHPFVDLIFGTHNIHRLPELLSECYLSKEMVVEVWSKEGDVIENLPRARQGKIKGWVNIMYGCDKFCTYCIVPYTRGKERSRRPDEIIQEVRRLAAEGYKEITLLGQNVNAYGKDFEDMEYGLGHLMDELRKIDIPRIRFTTSHPRDFDDHLIEVLAKGGNLLDHIHLPVQSGSSSVLKLMARKYDRERYLDLVRKIKKAMPNASLTTDIIVGFPNETDEQFEETLSLYREVEFDAAYTFIYSPREGTPAAKMKDNVPMRVKKERLQRLNALVNEISAKKMKEYEGQIVEVLVEGESKNNPEILAGYTSKSKLVNFKAPKEAIGNIIKVKITQAKTWSLDGEMVGEAIEVN; encoded by the coding sequence ATGAATGAAAAGCAGAGAAAAGCGAGCGGTCAAGTAAGTTCATCGGACAAAAAATCCGAGAAGGACTACAGTAAATATTTTGAAGCTGTGTACATTCCGCCTTCCTTAAAAGAAGCAAAAAAACGGGGTAAAGAAGAAGTCGAATACAATCAATTTCAAATTGACGAGCAGTTTCAAGGGCTGGGGAACGGCCGCAAGTTTTATATTCGCACATATGGCTGTCAAATGAATGAGCATGACACAGAAGTAATGGCTGGTATTTTTATGGCGCTTGGCTATGAACCAACAAACTCAACGGAAGATGCAAACGTCATTTTATTAAACACTTGTGCTATTCGTGAAAATGCAGAAAACAAAGTGTTTGGAGAGCTTGGTCATTTAAAAGCATTAAAGCGTGAAAAGCCAGATTTAATTTTAGGTGTCTGCGGATGTATGTCACAAGAAGAATCTGTTGTCAACCGTATTTTGAAGAAACACCCATTTGTTGACTTGATTTTCGGCACGCACAACATTCACCGCCTGCCAGAGCTGTTATCTGAATGCTACCTTTCAAAAGAAATGGTGGTTGAGGTTTGGTCAAAAGAAGGCGACGTTATTGAGAACCTTCCTAGAGCCCGTCAAGGTAAAATCAAGGGCTGGGTGAATATCATGTACGGCTGTGATAAATTCTGTACATACTGTATCGTGCCTTACACGCGCGGTAAGGAAAGAAGCCGACGCCCAGATGAAATTATTCAAGAAGTCAGACGTTTAGCAGCAGAAGGATATAAGGAAATTACCCTTCTTGGTCAAAACGTGAATGCATATGGAAAAGATTTTGAAGATATGGAATATGGTCTTGGCCACCTAATGGATGAGCTGCGAAAAATTGATATTCCGCGTATCCGTTTTACAACAAGTCACCCGCGTGATTTTGATGATCACTTAATTGAAGTGCTAGCCAAGGGCGGAAACCTTCTTGATCATATTCATCTGCCAGTTCAATCCGGAAGTTCTTCTGTGCTGAAACTTATGGCGAGAAAATATGACCGTGAGCGTTACCTTGATCTTGTGCGCAAAATCAAAAAAGCTATGCCAAATGCTTCATTAACAACAGACATTATTGTTGGGTTTCCTAATGAAACAGATGAGCAGTTTGAAGAAACACTTTCCCTCTATCGCGAGGTTGAGTTTGACGCAGCTTATACGTTTATTTATTCTCCAAGAGAAGGAACGCCTGCAGCGAAAATGAAAGACAACGTGCCAATGCGTGTGAAAAAAGAACGCCTGCAGCGCCTAAATGCACTTGTGAATGAAATTTCTGCGAAAAAAATGAAGGAATATGAAGGGCAGATTGTCGAAGTATTAGTGGAGGGTGAAAGTAAAAACAACCCTGAGATCCTAGCCGGATATACAAGTAAAAGCAAGCTTGTGAATTTTAAAGCACCAAAAGAAGCGATTGGCAACATCATCAAAGTGAAAATCACACAAGCCAAAACTTGGTCTCTTGACGGAGAAATGGTTGGAGAAGCTATCGAGGTGAATTAA
- a CDS encoding RicAFT regulatory complex protein RicA family protein, whose translation MTLYSKKEIVERARELAKMISETEEVDFFKKAEAQINENTKISTIINQIKALQKQAVNLKHYGKHEALKQVEEKIDALQEELDDIPVIQEFKESQMEVNSLLQLVAHTISNQVTDEIILSTGGDLLLGETGSKVKNSSPSCSIK comes from the coding sequence ATGACGCTTTATTCAAAGAAAGAGATTGTCGAGCGCGCCAGAGAGCTCGCTAAAATGATTTCTGAAACTGAAGAAGTTGATTTCTTCAAAAAAGCAGAAGCGCAAATTAATGAAAATACAAAAATTTCAACGATCATTAATCAAATTAAGGCGCTTCAAAAACAAGCTGTGAACTTAAAGCATTACGGCAAACATGAAGCCTTGAAGCAAGTCGAAGAAAAAATCGATGCCCTGCAAGAAGAACTGGATGACATCCCTGTCATTCAAGAATTCAAAGAATCACAAATGGAAGTCAATTCCCTGCTTCAGCTTGTAGCGCACACAATTTCTAATCAAGTAACAGATGAAATCATACTTTCAACCGGCGGTGACCTCTTACTAGGAGAAACCGGATCAAAAGTGAAAAACTCATCACCAAGTTGCTCCATTAAATGA
- a CDS encoding outer spore coat protein CotE, giving the protein MSEYREIITKAVVAKGRKFTQSTHTISPSQKPTSILGGWIINHKYDAEKVGKTVEIEGTFDINVWYSYADNTKTEVVTERVKYVDIIKLRYKDKNFLDDEHEVIAKVLQQPNCLEVTISPNGNKIIVQAEREFIAEVVGETKIVVEVNSSWKEQDDHEWEEEVDEELEDIHPEFLAGDPEE; this is encoded by the coding sequence ATGTCTGAATACAGAGAAATTATTACAAAAGCGGTGGTTGCAAAAGGGAGGAAATTCACCCAAAGCACACACACCATTTCTCCATCGCAAAAACCAACCAGCATCCTAGGTGGTTGGATCATTAATCATAAGTATGATGCTGAAAAGGTCGGTAAAACTGTTGAGATCGAAGGAACATTTGATATTAACGTGTGGTACTCTTACGCTGACAACACAAAAACAGAAGTCGTTACAGAGCGTGTAAAGTATGTAGACATCATTAAACTGAGATATAAAGATAAAAATTTTCTTGATGATGAGCATGAAGTGATTGCGAAAGTATTGCAGCAGCCTAATTGCTTAGAGGTGACCATCTCTCCAAATGGCAATAAAATTATCGTTCAGGCAGAGCGTGAATTCATTGCTGAGGTAGTCGGTGAAACAAAAATTGTCGTAGAGGTCAATTCAAGCTGGAAAGAACAAGATGATCACGAGTGGGAAGAAGAAGTGGATGAGGAGTTAGAGGATATTCATCCAGAATTCTTAGCAGGTGATCCAGAAGAGTAA
- the mutS gene encoding DNA mismatch repair protein MutS, with translation MASYTPMIQQYLKIKADYQDAFLFFRLGDFYEMFFDDAKEAAQELEITLTSRDGGTIPMCGVPYHSASTYIEQLISKGYKVAICEQVEDPKTAKGVVKREVVQLITPGTVMDGKGLSENENNFIASVTSFQNGYGLALSDLSTGENMAAFIDRLDEVVSEIYSVGAKEIVVSKQLDEETIKTLKERCQATISYEDSDELLDEAERLVSHLDEKLKTSFLTLYAYLRRTQKRNLDHLQKVQVFELEQTMKIDLYSKRNLELTETIRSKSKKGSLLWLLDETKTAMGGRLLKQWIDRPLIRLSQINERQEMVQILMDHFFEREDLRERLKQVYDLERLAGRVAFGNVNARDLIQLKESLKQVPNIKQLVYSLPEGMAKSRANEIDPCGDLLDLLEDALHENPPMTIKEGNLIKDGYNAKLDEYRDASRNGKDWIARLEQQEREYTGIRSLKVGFNKVFGYYIEVTRANTHLLEEGRYERKQTLANAERYITPELKEKEALILEAESNINELEYELFTALREQVKGYIPRLQLLAKQMSELDVLQCFATVSEKRRYIRPEFSENEVDVKDGRHPVVEKVLDHQEYVPNDCHMGKGRQTLLITGPNMSGKSTYMRQMALISILAQIGCFVPASKATLPIFDQIFTRIGAADDLISGQSTFMVEMLEAKNAMVHATKNSLILFDEIGRGTSTYDGMALAQAIIEFVHDHIGAKTLFSTHYHELTVLESQLSELKNVHVRAEEHEGTVVFLHQIKEGAADKSYGIHVAQLAELPDAIINRAQTILTELESGSHDVTPNVSATPKAEKTEEKQQLSFFEVEEKPQPKAALKQKDQAVIDELKSYNLMDMTPLEAMTKLYELQKKL, from the coding sequence ATGGCAAGTTATACGCCCATGATACAGCAATATTTAAAGATCAAGGCAGATTATCAAGATGCTTTTTTATTTTTTCGTTTAGGCGATTTTTATGAGATGTTTTTTGATGATGCAAAAGAAGCCGCGCAAGAACTAGAAATTACGTTAACAAGCAGAGACGGCGGAACAATCCCAATGTGCGGTGTTCCTTATCATTCAGCTTCTACATACATAGAACAGTTGATTTCAAAAGGCTACAAAGTCGCCATTTGTGAGCAGGTGGAAGACCCTAAAACAGCAAAAGGTGTAGTCAAAAGGGAAGTCGTTCAACTGATTACACCAGGAACCGTCATGGATGGTAAAGGTTTAAGTGAAAACGAGAACAACTTTATTGCGTCTGTTACCAGCTTTCAAAATGGGTACGGTCTTGCGCTGTCTGACTTATCAACAGGTGAAAACATGGCAGCTTTCATCGATCGATTAGATGAAGTCGTATCAGAAATTTATTCTGTCGGTGCAAAAGAAATTGTCGTGTCAAAGCAGCTGGATGAGGAAACAATCAAAACACTTAAAGAACGCTGCCAAGCGACCATTTCATACGAAGATAGTGATGAATTATTAGATGAAGCTGAACGGCTCGTTTCCCATCTTGACGAAAAGTTAAAAACGTCATTTTTAACACTATATGCCTATTTAAGAAGAACGCAAAAAAGAAACTTGGATCACCTTCAGAAAGTTCAAGTGTTTGAGCTTGAACAAACGATGAAAATCGATCTTTACTCAAAACGAAACCTTGAATTAACAGAAACGATTCGTTCAAAAAGCAAAAAAGGTTCTTTATTATGGCTGTTAGATGAAACAAAGACAGCGATGGGCGGCAGACTGCTCAAGCAATGGATCGACCGGCCGCTCATTCGTCTTTCACAAATCAACGAGCGTCAGGAAATGGTGCAAATTTTGATGGATCATTTCTTTGAACGAGAGGACCTGCGCGAACGATTAAAGCAAGTATATGATCTTGAGCGTCTAGCGGGCCGCGTAGCATTTGGCAACGTGAATGCCCGTGATCTCATTCAGCTCAAGGAATCCTTAAAACAAGTACCGAATATTAAACAACTCGTTTATTCATTACCAGAGGGAATGGCAAAATCAAGAGCAAATGAGATTGATCCTTGTGGTGACTTGCTTGATTTATTAGAAGATGCCCTTCATGAAAATCCGCCAATGACGATAAAAGAAGGCAATTTAATTAAAGATGGCTACAATGCAAAATTAGATGAATACCGTGATGCCAGCCGAAATGGAAAGGACTGGATTGCACGGCTTGAACAGCAGGAAAGAGAATATACCGGCATTCGCTCCTTAAAAGTTGGGTTTAATAAAGTATTTGGTTATTATATCGAAGTGACACGCGCAAATACACATCTGCTGGAGGAAGGGCGTTATGAAAGAAAACAAACGCTTGCCAATGCAGAGCGGTATATCACACCTGAATTAAAAGAAAAAGAAGCACTGATTCTTGAAGCAGAATCAAATATTAACGAATTGGAATATGAACTATTTACAGCTCTTAGGGAGCAAGTAAAAGGCTATATTCCTAGATTACAGCTTCTCGCAAAACAAATGAGTGAGCTGGATGTGCTTCAATGTTTTGCGACTGTCAGTGAAAAGCGCCGTTATATCCGTCCGGAATTCTCAGAGAATGAAGTAGATGTCAAAGACGGCCGTCACCCTGTCGTTGAAAAAGTGCTGGATCACCAGGAATATGTACCGAATGACTGCCACATGGGAAAAGGCAGACAAACCTTACTCATTACTGGACCGAATATGTCAGGGAAAAGTACGTATATGAGACAAATGGCGCTCATCTCGATTCTTGCGCAGATTGGCTGCTTTGTGCCTGCGTCAAAGGCGACGCTTCCAATCTTCGATCAAATCTTTACACGTATTGGTGCAGCAGATGATTTGATTTCTGGTCAAAGTACTTTTATGGTAGAGATGCTTGAAGCAAAAAATGCGATGGTGCACGCAACTAAAAACAGCTTGATTTTATTTGATGAAATTGGACGCGGGACAAGCACTTATGATGGAATGGCTCTTGCACAGGCGATCATTGAATTTGTTCATGATCATATTGGGGCCAAAACCCTATTTTCCACCCATTACCATGAGCTCACGGTCCTTGAATCCCAATTAAGCGAGCTGAAAAATGTTCATGTGCGAGCTGAAGAGCATGAAGGCACGGTCGTTTTCTTACATCAAATCAAAGAAGGGGCAGCTGATAAAAGCTATGGGATTCATGTAGCGCAGCTTGCTGAATTGCCTGATGCCATCATTAATAGAGCCCAGACCATCCTAACGGAGCTTGAGAGCGGATCACATGATGTGACCCCAAACGTATCTGCAACACCAAAAGCAGAAAAGACTGAAGAAAAACAGCAGCTATCTTTCTTTGAAGTAGAAGAAAAACCGCAACCAAAAGCTGCCCTAAAACAGAAAGATCAAGCGGTCATCGACGAATTAAAGTCATACAACCTAATGGATATGACGCCGCTTGAAGCGATGACAAAGCTGTATGAATTGCAAAAGAAATTATAA